One window from the genome of Paracoccus zhejiangensis encodes:
- a CDS encoding urease accessory protein UreF has translation MDGPSAIPTETGRLLAVQLLSPAFPTGAFAYAQGLEWAMDCGAVRDGASLTRWIGDVLEHGSGWSDAVILSLSLRPEADHAALDDLARALCLTSERLTETLEQGAAFARVAAVLTGTPETPTALPVAVGRACAGLGLPRTDIIALYLQGLALALVQAAVRFQPLGQTEGQRILAGLSPLILQLAVRAETASEADLGGCAIGAEIASARHECMETRIFRT, from the coding sequence ATGGACGGACCTTCGGCCATTCCCACTGAAACCGGCAGGCTGCTTGCGGTTCAGCTTCTCTCCCCGGCCTTTCCGACCGGCGCCTTCGCCTATGCGCAGGGGCTGGAATGGGCGATGGACTGCGGCGCAGTCAGGGATGGCGCGTCGCTGACCCGCTGGATCGGGGATGTGCTCGAGCATGGCTCGGGCTGGTCGGATGCGGTGATCCTGTCCTTGTCGCTGCGGCCGGAGGCGGACCACGCGGCGCTGGACGATCTGGCGCGGGCGCTGTGCCTGACCTCGGAGCGGTTGACCGAAACGCTGGAACAGGGCGCGGCGTTTGCGCGGGTGGCGGCTGTGCTGACCGGAACGCCGGAAACCCCCACGGCCCTGCCGGTCGCGGTCGGGCGGGCCTGTGCCGGGCTGGGGCTGCCGCGTACCGACATCATCGCGCTCTACCTGCAGGGTCTGGCACTGGCGCTGGTGCAGGCGGCGGTGCGGTTCCAGCCACTGGGGCAGACCGAGGGCCAAAGAATTCTCGCCGGGCTTTCGCCGCTGATCCTGCAACTGGCGGTGCGCGCCGAAACCGCAAGCGAGGCCGATCTGGGTGGCTGCGCCATCGGTGCCGAGATCGCCTCGGCCCGGCACGAATGCATGGAAACAAGGATATTCAGGACATGA
- the ureC gene encoding urease subunit alpha codes for MPVEISRAAYADMFGPTTGDRVRLGDTDLVIEVERDLTIYGEEVKFGGGKVIRDGMGQSQISRANGAMDTVITNALILDHTGIYKADIGLRAGMIAGIGKAGNPDTQPGVTLIIGPGTEIIAAEGRIVTAGGIDCHIHFICPQQVEDALHSGITTMIGGGTGPAHGTLATTCTPGPWHIRRMLEAADSLPMNIGLAGKGNASRPEALEEQVRAGVCAMKLHEDWGTTPAAIDCCLSVAERMDVQVMIHTDTLNESGFVENTLKAIGGRTIHAYHTEGAGGGHAPDIIRVVGSQNVIPSSTNPTRPYTRNTIEEHLDMLMVCHHLDRSIPEDVAFAESRIRRETIAAEDILHDLGAFSIISSDSQAMGRVGEVVTRTWQTAHKMKVQRGRLEGEAGANDNLRARRYVAKYTINPAMAHGISTHVGSVEVGKRADLVIWHPAFFGAKPEMSLIGGQIVMAQMGDPNASIPTPQPMQSRPMFGALGRACQSASVSFVSKAGLERGCGEGLGKAMIAVEGTRGIGKPDMRLNDATPLIEVDPETYEVRADGVLLTVEAAAELPLAQRYFLF; via the coding sequence ATGCCGGTTGAGATCTCGCGCGCGGCCTATGCCGACATGTTCGGGCCGACCACGGGCGACCGGGTGCGGCTTGGCGATACCGATCTGGTGATCGAGGTCGAGCGCGACCTGACCATCTATGGCGAAGAGGTGAAGTTCGGCGGCGGCAAGGTGATCCGCGACGGCATGGGCCAAAGCCAGATCAGCCGCGCCAATGGGGCGATGGACACCGTCATCACCAATGCGCTGATCCTTGACCACACGGGCATCTACAAGGCCGATATCGGCCTTCGCGCCGGGATGATCGCGGGCATCGGCAAGGCCGGCAATCCCGACACCCAGCCCGGCGTCACCCTGATCATCGGCCCCGGCACCGAGATCATCGCCGCCGAGGGGCGCATCGTCACCGCGGGCGGGATCGACTGCCACATCCATTTCATCTGCCCCCAGCAGGTCGAGGACGCGCTGCATTCCGGAATCACCACGATGATCGGCGGCGGCACCGGCCCGGCGCATGGGACGCTGGCGACCACCTGCACGCCGGGGCCCTGGCATATCCGCCGGATGCTCGAGGCGGCCGACAGCCTGCCCATGAACATCGGGCTGGCCGGCAAGGGCAATGCCTCGCGACCCGAGGCGCTGGAGGAACAGGTGCGCGCCGGGGTCTGCGCCATGAAGCTGCACGAGGACTGGGGCACTACCCCCGCCGCCATCGACTGCTGCCTGTCGGTGGCCGAGCGGATGGATGTGCAGGTGATGATCCATACCGACACGCTGAACGAGTCGGGCTTTGTCGAGAACACGCTGAAGGCCATCGGCGGACGCACCATCCACGCCTATCACACCGAGGGCGCGGGCGGCGGCCATGCCCCCGACATCATCCGGGTGGTGGGCTCGCAGAACGTCATCCCGTCATCGACCAACCCGACCCGACCCTATACGCGCAACACCATCGAAGAGCATCTCGACATGCTGATGGTCTGCCACCACCTCGACCGCTCGATCCCCGAGGATGTGGCCTTTGCCGAAAGCCGCATCCGGCGCGAGACCATCGCCGCCGAGGATATCCTGCATGATCTGGGGGCCTTCTCGATCATCTCGTCCGACAGTCAGGCGATGGGGCGCGTGGGCGAGGTGGTGACGCGGACCTGGCAGACCGCCCACAAGATGAAGGTCCAGCGCGGTCGGCTGGAGGGCGAGGCCGGCGCGAACGACAACCTGCGCGCTCGGCGCTATGTGGCGAAATACACCATCAACCCGGCCATGGCGCACGGCATTTCGACCCATGTCGGCAGCGTCGAGGTTGGAAAACGCGCCGATCTGGTCATCTGGCACCCGGCCTTCTTCGGCGCCAAGCCCGAGATGTCGCTGATCGGCGGGCAGATCGTCATGGCGCAGATGGGCGACCCGAACGCCTCGATCCCGACGCCGCAGCCGATGCAGTCCCGCCCGATGTTCGGCGCGCTTGGCCGCGCCTGCCAGTCAGCTTCGGTCAGTTTCGTCTCGAAGGCCGGGCTTGAGCGGGGCTGCGGCGAGGGCCTTGGCAAGGCGATGATCGCGGTCGAGGGGACGCGCGGCATCGGCAAACCCGACATGCGGCTGAACGATGCGACGCCGCTGATCGAGGTTGATCCCGAAACCTATGAGGTCAGGGCCGATGGCGTGCTGCTGACGGTCGAGGCGGCGGCGGAATTGCCGCTGGCGCAACGCTATTTCCTGTTCTGA
- a CDS encoding urease accessory protein UreE codes for MDVLTKEKPEDLGVAGAVLESGHGRAVAGRVVLDYEGRCLRRKRLVTDAGAGFLVDLPQAVSLPDGAAFALADGRAVEVIEAREQVLVIEGDLPRLAWHIGNRHCPCELHGDHLVIRADPVLEAMLAQLGARITRSFAPFRPEGGAYGHGRTFGHSH; via the coding sequence ATGGATGTTTTGACGAAAGAGAAACCCGAAGATCTGGGCGTGGCGGGCGCGGTGCTCGAATCCGGCCATGGCCGGGCCGTGGCGGGCCGGGTGGTGCTGGATTACGAGGGCCGCTGCCTGAGGCGCAAGCGGCTGGTGACGGATGCGGGCGCGGGCTTCCTCGTCGATCTGCCGCAGGCGGTCAGCCTGCCCGACGGCGCCGCCTTTGCGCTGGCCGATGGCCGCGCGGTCGAGGTGATCGAGGCGCGCGAGCAGGTGCTGGTGATCGAGGGCGACCTGCCGCGCCTCGCCTGGCATATCGGCAACCGCCATTGCCCCTGCGAGTTGCATGGCGACCACCTGGTCATCCGGGCCGATCCAGTGCTCGAGGCGATGCTGGCGCAACTGGGCGCACGGATCACCCGCAGCTTCGCCCCGTTCCGGCCCGAGGGAGGCGCTTACGGTCATGGACGGACCTTCGGCCATTCCCACTGA
- the ureG gene encoding urease accessory protein UreG codes for MSPPSSGTGPLRVGIGGPVGAGKTTLTEKLARTLAPRLSMAVVTNDIYTREDAEALMRAQVLPVERIRGVETGGCPHTAIREDASINLAAIADLNAAFPDLDLVLIESGGDNLAATFSPELADLTIYVIDTAAGQDIPRKKGPGLARSDLLVVNKTDLGPYVGVDTDLLEHDARTSRAGRPVVMASLRHDQGVEAIADFLIREGGLKPRG; via the coding sequence ATGAGCCCCCCCTCTTCAGGAACAGGACCCCTTCGCGTCGGCATCGGCGGCCCGGTCGGCGCGGGCAAGACCACGCTGACCGAGAAACTGGCCCGCACCCTCGCCCCGCGCCTGTCGATGGCGGTGGTCACCAACGACATCTACACCCGCGAGGATGCCGAGGCGCTGATGCGGGCGCAGGTACTGCCGGTCGAGCGCATTCGCGGTGTCGAGACCGGCGGTTGCCCCCATACCGCCATCCGCGAGGACGCGAGCATCAACCTGGCCGCCATCGCCGATCTGAACGCCGCCTTTCCCGATCTCGATCTGGTGCTGATCGAATCCGGCGGCGACAACCTGGCCGCAACCTTCTCGCCGGAACTGGCCGACCTGACCATCTATGTCATCGACACGGCGGCAGGTCAGGACATTCCGCGCAAGAAGGGTCCGGGGCTGGCGCGCTCGGACCTGCTGGTGGTGAACAAGACCGATCTTGGCCCCTATGTGGGCGTCGATACCGATCTGCTGGAGCACGACGCGCGGACCTCTCGCGCGGGGCGGCCGGTGGTGATGGCCTCGCTGCGCCACGATCAGGGGGTTGAGGCGATTGCCGATTTCCTGATCCGCGAGGGGGGGCTGAAGCCGCGCGGATAG
- a CDS encoding HupE/UreJ family protein codes for MKRLLPLLLTLTPGMALAHAGHETGSLATGFAHPLGGADHLLAMLALGLLAAQAGGRALWLLPVTFVGAMLAGGVAGAAGIGFPAVEPVILASVIILGALVGFALRLPLTAMAAMAAVFGFAHGWAHGAEGPTSGLAIYALGFAAATMALHIVGIAAGRVIPSLSLRVLGAGTALGGLALGLAG; via the coding sequence ATGAAACGCCTTCTTCCCCTGCTGCTGACCCTGACCCCCGGCATGGCGCTGGCCCATGCGGGTCACGAGACCGGCAGCCTTGCCACCGGCTTCGCCCATCCCCTTGGCGGCGCCGATCACCTGCTGGCCATGCTGGCGCTTGGCCTTCTGGCGGCGCAGGCGGGCGGTCGGGCGCTGTGGCTGCTGCCCGTCACCTTCGTCGGCGCGATGTTGGCCGGCGGCGTCGCGGGCGCGGCGGGCATCGGCTTTCCGGCGGTCGAGCCGGTGATCCTCGCCTCGGTCATCATTCTGGGCGCGCTGGTGGGTTTTGCCCTGCGCCTGCCCCTCACCGCGATGGCGGCGATGGCCGCGGTCTTTGGTTTTGCCCATGGCTGGGCGCATGGGGCCGAGGGACCGACGAGCGGGCTGGCGATCTATGCCCTGGGCTTTGCCGCCGCCACCATGGCGCTGCATATCGTGGGCATCGCGGCGGGCAGGGTGATCCCCAGCCTCAGCCTGCGGGTTCTGGGCGCGGGCACCGCGCTTGGCGGCCTTGCCCTCGGTCTGGCGGGCTGA
- the urtA gene encoding urea ABC transporter substrate-binding protein has translation MTGLLGGCAMMALAGAAWAQDDTIKIGVLHSLSGTMAISETTLKDTVLMMVEQQNAKGGLLGKQIEAVVVDPASDWPLFAEKARELISDQGVDAIFGCWTSVSRKSVLPVIEELNGLLFYPVQYEGEESSKNVIYTGAAPNQQAIPAVDYMTDELGVEKWALLGTDYVYPRTTNTILESYLKGKGVASEDIFVNYTPFGHSDWSKIVADVVALGKDGKKVGVVSTINGDANVGFYKELAAAGVSADDIPVMAFSVGEEELSGLDTANLVGHLAAWNYFETAESDANAAFIAEWKAKMGEDRVTNDPMEATMIGFNAWVAAVEKAGSTETDAVLEAIVGVEVPNLTGSTAEVLPNHHLTKPVLIGEIRADGQFDIVSETEPVAGDAWTDFLPESAVLDADWPGKDCGMWNTQTNSCVQVQSNY, from the coding sequence ATGACGGGCCTGCTGGGCGGCTGCGCGATGATGGCTCTTGCCGGGGCGGCATGGGCTCAGGATGACACGATCAAGATCGGCGTGCTGCATTCGCTGTCGGGAACGATGGCCATTTCCGAGACCACGCTGAAGGACACGGTCCTGATGATGGTCGAGCAGCAGAACGCCAAGGGCGGGCTTCTGGGCAAGCAGATCGAGGCGGTGGTGGTCGATCCGGCCTCGGACTGGCCGCTGTTCGCGGAAAAGGCGCGCGAGCTGATCTCGGACCAGGGGGTTGATGCGATCTTCGGTTGCTGGACCTCGGTCAGCCGCAAGTCGGTTCTGCCGGTGATCGAGGAGTTGAACGGGCTACTCTTCTACCCGGTGCAATACGAGGGCGAGGAAAGCAGCAAGAACGTGATCTATACCGGCGCCGCGCCGAACCAGCAGGCGATCCCGGCGGTGGACTACATGACCGACGAGTTGGGCGTCGAGAAATGGGCGCTTCTGGGCACCGATTACGTCTACCCGCGCACCACGAACACGATCCTTGAAAGCTATCTGAAGGGCAAGGGCGTGGCGTCCGAGGATATCTTCGTCAACTACACCCCCTTCGGCCATTCCGACTGGTCCAAGATCGTCGCCGACGTGGTGGCGCTTGGCAAGGATGGCAAGAAGGTCGGCGTGGTCTCGACCATCAACGGCGATGCCAATGTCGGCTTCTACAAGGAGTTGGCGGCGGCCGGGGTTTCTGCCGACGATATCCCGGTCATGGCCTTCTCGGTCGGCGAGGAGGAACTGTCGGGTCTCGATACCGCGAACCTTGTCGGCCACCTGGCGGCCTGGAACTATTTCGAAACCGCCGAGAGCGATGCCAATGCCGCCTTCATCGCCGAGTGGAAGGCAAAGATGGGCGAGGACCGCGTCACCAACGACCCGATGGAGGCCACGATGATCGGCTTCAACGCCTGGGTCGCGGCGGTGGAGAAGGCCGGCTCGACCGAGACCGATGCCGTGCTGGAGGCCATCGTCGGCGTCGAGGTGCCGAACCTGACCGGCTCGACCGCTGAAGTGCTGCCGAACCACCACCTGACCAAGCCGGTCCTAATCGGCGAGATCCGCGCCGATGGCCAGTTCGACATCGTCAGCGAAACCGAGCCGGTGGCGGGCGATGCCTGGACCGACTTCCTGCCGGAGAGCGCGGTGCTGGATGCCGACTGGCCGGGCAAGGACTGCGGCATGTGGAACACGCAGACGAACAGCTGCGTGCAGGTTCAGTCGAACTACTGA
- a CDS encoding urease subunit beta — protein MIPGEIIPAEGNLTLNANRPAITLMVANTGDRPVQVGSHYHFAETNAGLDFDRVSARGMRLDIAAGTAIRFEPGQRREVRLIPYAGARAVWGFNAQVMGALDDAG, from the coding sequence ATGATCCCCGGAGAGATCATCCCCGCAGAGGGGAACCTGACCCTGAACGCCAACCGGCCCGCGATCACGCTGATGGTCGCCAATACCGGCGACCGGCCGGTGCAGGTGGGCAGCCATTACCATTTCGCCGAAACCAATGCCGGGCTTGACTTCGACCGGGTGTCGGCGCGGGGGATGCGCCTCGACATCGCCGCCGGCACCGCCATCCGCTTTGAACCCGGTCAGCGCCGCGAGGTGCGGCTGATCCCCTATGCCGGGGCGCGGGCGGTCTGGGGCTTCAATGCGCAAGTCATGGGGGCGCTGGACGATGCCGGTTGA
- a CDS encoding urease subunit gamma: MNLTPREKDKLLISLAAMVARGRLARGVKLNHPEAIALITDFVVEGARDGRSVADLMAAGAQVIRAEECMAGIPAMIETVQVEATFPDGTKLVTVHHPIR; encoded by the coding sequence ATGAACCTGACGCCACGGGAAAAGGACAAGCTGCTCATCAGCCTCGCCGCCATGGTGGCGCGCGGGCGGCTGGCGCGCGGGGTCAAGCTGAACCACCCCGAGGCCATCGCGCTGATCACCGATTTCGTCGTCGAGGGCGCGCGCGATGGCCGCAGCGTTGCCGACCTGATGGCCGCCGGCGCGCAGGTGATCCGGGCCGAGGAGTGCATGGCGGGCATCCCCGCGATGATCGAGACCGTGCAGGTCGAGGCCACCTTTCCCGATGGCACCAAGCTGGTGACCGTGCATCATCCCATTCGCTGA
- a CDS encoding urease accessory protein UreD: protein MFDAPVLQRSHGSALVHLDRGRLRDLSQTGSAKAMLPRTHGDRPEIVFLNTSGGLTSGDRLAYRVELGAGTRAVATTQTAERAYRADGPVAEARVDLVLGPGASLDWLPQETILFNGAGLAREARVELGAEARFLGIETVVLGRAAMGEEVGQLRFSDRRVIRREGRLVLLDPFRLNDDALTRAGNPALLNGMRAMAVLLLIAPDAADALPALRAQLDEPGVTAAASALPGRLVLRALAPDAWPLRRQMIRLIETLRPGALPRVWQN from the coding sequence CGTGACCTGAGCCAGACCGGCTCGGCCAAGGCAATGCTGCCGCGCACGCATGGCGACCGGCCCGAGATCGTGTTCCTGAACACCTCGGGCGGGCTGACCTCGGGCGACCGGCTGGCCTATCGGGTGGAACTTGGCGCGGGAACGCGGGCGGTGGCGACCACCCAGACGGCGGAACGGGCCTATCGCGCCGATGGGCCGGTGGCCGAGGCGCGGGTTGACCTGGTGCTGGGACCGGGCGCATCGCTGGACTGGCTGCCGCAGGAGACGATCCTCTTCAATGGCGCCGGGCTGGCGCGTGAGGCGCGGGTGGAGTTGGGCGCGGAAGCGCGGTTTCTGGGCATCGAGACCGTGGTGCTGGGCCGCGCGGCGATGGGTGAAGAGGTCGGGCAGTTGCGCTTCAGCGACCGGCGGGTGATCCGCCGCGAGGGGCGGCTGGTGCTTCTGGATCCGTTCCGACTCAATGATGACGCGCTGACCCGCGCCGGGAACCCCGCGCTTCTGAACGGCATGCGGGCGATGGCGGTGCTGCTGCTCATCGCCCCCGATGCTGCCGATGCCCTACCGGCCCTGCGCGCCCAACTGGATGAACCGGGCGTCACCGCCGCCGCCTCCGCCCTGCCCGGTCGGCTGGTGCTGCGCGCCCTTGCCCCGGACGCCTGGCCGCTGCGCCGACAGATGATCCGCCTGATCGAGACATTGCGGCCGGGTGCACTGCCCCGGGTCTGGCAGAATTAG